The Artemia franciscana chromosome 11, ASM3288406v1, whole genome shotgun sequence DNA segment ctacatCTGTTAATGATGGTGGTAATCAGGAAAAGTGCTGATATGTTGCTTaggataaaactaaaatttatgtTGCTGAGCAACAGAGCGTTGCACATGGTCCCTACATAGACCATTCCGAAGTGTGGAAACAAATATGCTGTCTTGCTGAAGATCTCCAAAATTCTGGTTTCTTACGGAATAGGATTATTTCACTCTCAGTCCGCGACTTGTATCAACAGCCCAGTGCCAGTACTCTTCGTCTGCTAACCTAGTCttaaattctctaagaaaagcATCCTCAAGATCTGTACGGCTTGACCATTAgtattacttacttacttacttgtacttgtggcgggaatcaggcgtttccacctcgcccggcatcgatgatcttagagacattcttggaccatgttgatcgatcttgtgccagctgctctgcaaaggcgagccactgtgttgaccatctgtgaccaaattttctgaaaccccctattggttcaaggtctgacttggccagtttccaccagttcttcctctgtcctccttggcgtttcttccagtagctaataggctcaactagaagtatttggcGAGGCAGGTACTCTGGCGGTTTCCGCAATACATGGCCCAGCCATTTCAAACggcgttctttaatagtgagcacAACATTTCTCTGAATATTGCACATTCGACGGATATCCACGTTGGAGATACGGTCACGTAGCTGtactctgagaattcttcgtagacaagtatgctcaaacaccttaagtgtattctcttgttgtagttttgccgaCCATGTTTCGCACCCGTAAAGGAGAACGTTGCGGACTAGTGCCATGTAAATTCGATCTTGCGTTTGGAAACTGATTTCACGGCGATTCCATAAGGGTTTCCGAAGGGAGGCAAAGACTGTCTGCGCTTTCTGTATTCTCTGTTGGATATCAGCGTCGGAAGATCCGTCAGTACAAAGCTGGGAGCCTAGGTATGTGAAACGGTTGACTTTTTCCAGCTGAACTTGGTTGACAGTTAGTGGGAATGGTCCTGTGTCGTGGTTAATAGCCatgaatttcgttttctctGTGCTGACTTTCAAGCCGATCAGATCTGCCCAGGCCACAACGCTGTCAAGCATGTTTTGGGCTTCTACAGGGTCTGACAGGAGGCCAACATCATCCGCATAATCGAGGTCAGTCAGCGAGAGATTCTGTCCAACCTGCGCTCCTGGATAAGACGATAGAGCATTTTCAAGCACCCAATCAATGCAATAATTGAACAGAGTCGGAGAGAGGACACATCCTTGTTTTACTCCGAACTCAACCAGAAAATTCTTCGGTTTCTTCGCCATAGATTCTAACTCGGCTCACTGAAGCGTCATAGTATGCCTTCATCAGTTCAACAAACTTCAGCGGCATTCCGTCATTCTCCAGgatcttccaaagtttctggCGAGTGACAGAGTTGAAGGCAGCAATGAAGTCCAGGAACATCAAGATCAGGGGTAGGTTGTATCTTTCAAACTGCTGGATAATGTGGCGAAAGGCGAAGATATTATCAGTACACCCTCTACCTGGTTGAAAGCCGGCTTGATTTCCTCGAGTTTTTTCCTCCCTTGCCCCTTTAAAGCGGTTCAAGAGTATGATCCCGAATATTTGGACGGCAATGTCTATGAGACTTATTCCgcggtaatttttgcattcggttttgtctcctttcttatagaaagggaggATGACTGATGTCTTCCAGTCTTttggaaaagtgttggtcctccACACTTCTTCGAGAATGCCATGGAGCTGTTCAGCAGTGACCTTAGGGAATTGTTTGTATAGTTCCGGGGGGAGGCCGTCTTCACCTGGGGCTTTgtggttttttagggttttgatcGCTTTTAGTATTTCGGCTCTGGTCGGTGTATCCAGCTCGATATCATAAGGCTCTTTAGAGACGGAAGATGGGAAGGCATCATGAGTAAATGAAGGGGATGGGTTCAGGAGGAGCTGAAAGTGATCCTTCCATCTTGCTGAACGTTCCTTCTGACAGCTAATGATTTTTCCTGatctgtttttgattatttctgaGACAGCAGCTTTCTTACCAACGGATTCCTTCAGGATCTGGTAAAGCTTGCGGGTGTCATGTAAGCGTGCTGCTTTCTCTAATGACTCGGCAGCATCTTCCCACATTTGGCGGCGGTCCAGCCGAACAGAGCGTTCTTCCATCTTGCTGAACGTTCCTTCTGACAACTAATGATTTTTCCTGatctgtttttgattatttctgaGACAGCAGCTTTCTTACCAACGGATTCCTTCAGAATCTGGTAAAGCTTGCGGGTGTCATGTAAGCGTGCTGCTTTCGCTAATGACTCGGCAGCATCTTCCCACATTTGGCGGCGGTCCAGCCGAACAGAGCGTTTTACCTGTCTGCGTAActcctttgtttcttctttaaggCCTCCCATCTTTTGTCTTCGCTCACCGACTATTGACAGGGTTCTAGCGGTTATCCAgtgttgtcgtttgatttttgctcggcCTAGGATCTCATCGGCAGTCTCTGTCATCACGGTTTTAAAGGTCTTCCATCTCTTATCGGGGGTTAGGTTTTCATCAGAGCTGAGGGCGTCAAACCGGTTAGTTAGTTCCAAATTGAGGGCCTGCCGCACTTCTTTGTCTTGAAGTTTACCGATATCGAAGCCGACcttggacttgttttttcttcgaatTGCAAGACATAGCAAAATTTTTGCTGCGACGAGCCTGTGGTCAGGTCCAGACTGTGAGCCTGTGTCCGCACCATTGTAAGAGCGAGAGTCCTGCACGGAGCTTCTCCAGTGCTGGCGTACGAGAATGAAGTCAATTTGGGCCTTAGTGGCACCGTCATTTGAATGCCAAGTTAAGAGGTGGCTAGGTTTGTGTTGAAATATGGTATTGGTGATAACAAGGTGGTTCACCAAGGCATAGTTTACCAACCTCTGCCCATTCTCGCATCTGTGACCCTGTCCAAATTTTCCCAGGATTTGTCTTGTGGTCTGGTCAGATGGACCAACTTTTGCGTTGAAGTCTCCAGCAACAATCAAGTAATCACGTGCGGCTATAGAAGAAGACAACTGTTGCAGTTCACTGTAGAAATCATCCTTGGTCGTTTCAGTAGCGCCACGGGTGGGGGCAAAGGTAGAAATTATGGACACATTCGCAGGGTTTCCTTTTAGTCtgattctagcaagtctatCGGAGACTGGTTCCCATTCTAGGAGAGCGTTTCTGGTTCTTTGGTTCATGATGAAACCAACTCCGTGGAGTCCTGAATTATCTTCTATTCCGGAATAGAAAAAGTGGAACTGATGTAGTGTTTCTGGAGCCGTTATAACTATAGAGCCAGAACCGGAGATTCTGGTCTTGGATATGCAGAGTATGTCTATGTTGTACTTCTCCATCTCATGGACAAGAAAAGCTTGTGTGGCTTCTTGTTTAGCGGATCTTACATTCCAGCATCCAACATTTATTCTGGATTTTACCTGTTTAATGACTGTGGTAGGTTTTCCTAGATTTATGGCGTTGAAAAGATTTTTCGACTTCGCCGCCATATTCGAAGTCGCGTCGCCTGCCGGGAACGCCGTAGTATGGTTGGCTAGTTTACTTCTCGACACCCGCGCCAATACGGGGGCCGCGTCGCTTGCCGGGGACGCCGTAGTTGTTACAACTTTTCTTCTAGATCTCAGATCCATCAATGTTTcttgggaatagagttgaccgcaaggttCCCAGTCTTGCGGGTCACCCGGAGCGCGTTGGCCACCAAATCGCTCGGCGTGGAGCTCAGTGGTGTTTACACCCTTCCACCGCTTTGAGGTGCGCTGCCGGATTTCCTCTGCTGCCCAGGGACGGAAGATCGAGCCTCATTGCCTGTAACTACCATCACCGCCATGGAGGTATAAAGGCTTAGCTTGACCTTTGACTCCCACCTAGAATCAGCAGGGGCTTTAGGAAGGGAGTATTGCCCAGGAATGAAAATTATAATGGTAATAAGGTTTAGTTTACATTTGGTAGCAGTCGAATCGGTGttcggtagtagtagtaggtgtGAAAAAATCACCAAAGGACGAATGGATCTCGGTCGAATCATGGGATCTGATTGAGAACTGGGCTGACAAGAAGAAATCTCCTCTCAACACTCTTTCCCCTGATGCGAGACACCCTCTTGAACTAGAGTATGCTATGCTTGATAAGGCTATAAAGAAAACCGTCCGTACTGATAATCGCCATTGCCCAGAACAGAAAGCTCAGAAAGCTGAAGAAGCTGCTAGATGGGGAGAATTTCAGTGAGTGTACTGCATCACGAATGAGATAGTTGGAAAAAGTCCAAAGACAGATGGACCCGTCAAAGATGAGTTTTGGACGACTTCTTACTGACCCTGATAAAGTGAACGAAGCATGGGCGACGCATTTCGATAAGTTTTCAAACAGACCACCACCTGCTGATCCTGCAGATATACCAGACACGTCATTTCTAAATCTCGTAGTCAAT contains these protein-coding regions:
- the LOC136032552 gene encoding craniofacial development protein 2-like; the protein is MAAKSKNLFNAINLGKPTTVIKQVKSRINVGCWNVRSAKQEATQAFLVHEMEKYNIDILCISKTRISGSGSIVITAPETLHQFHFFYSGIEDNSGLHGVGFIMNQRTRNALLEWEPVSDRLARIRLKGNPANVSIISTFAPTRGATETTKDDFYSELQQLSSSIAARDYLIVAGDFNAKVGPSDQTTRQILGKFGQGHRCENGQRLVNYALVNHLVITNTIFQHKPSHLLTWHSNDGATKAQIDFILVRQHWRSSVQDSRSYNGADTGSQSGPDHRLVAAKILLCLAIRRKNKSKVGFDIGKLQDKEVRQALNLELTNRFDALSSDENLTPDKRWKTFKTVMTETADEILGRAKIKRQHWITARTLSIVGERRQKMGGLKEETKELRRQVKRSVRLDRRQMWEDAAESLAKAARLHDTRKLYQILKESVGKKAAVSEIIKNRSGKIISCQKERSARWKNALFGWTAAKCGKMLPSH